ttcatataggatacaattttacaaaattatttttacgaatttataatttataatagtctATTTCCTGCTAAAAGGAgtgattataattgtaaaaaatgggACTGAATGTTATTTCTATTaggtaattattttgtaattcatatcaatttgtgaaatttatataaaatgttttataaaaaaaatgaatcattcTTCAGCAACAAGTCAGttcctataaaatatttatacaaatttcatcATTGCATAAGAATAGTATTGATAACTTGTCAACATAATGCGCTTATAACGGCAGTGCATTTacaaatctattaaatattccataaattaagtattccatttttatacatttatttttttacattcctGGGAGAAAATTTAGTTTCATattggattaaaattattgtccaTGATGTTTGACTGATTTTTACATTGCTCATTACTTTACACAACTATAGTTTTGAATACTAATGTGCCAAGGcgtatttatatgtacaatacgaacaaattttattattgattatacatGTACagtaatacttttaataacaTCCCAGGAATTTGTAATTTACGATTACAATGTTCGACACTGCTATtgcatcgaaaatataaaatatttttttttttagatttactttaattgtatataaataaatattcaaaatttgtatcatttaataataatattaattattgagttACAAGTATTATttctagtaaatattatttttcatatatattttactatattcaatttttttttcacaaattgtAGTCACTTATTTATCAGaattctattgaaatatttaaaagttttcaatCCTATATCTTTCATGATGCATGTTTATATCATCttcaatattgtaatattacataaaatatatgttttgttttataattcttctttacacaatacacaataataatagtttttaagtATGCTATGacgaatattacaatatatgatgatataataaaattaaaatattgttagaaaactttttttttttataaaatatatgttggataatttaaaaaattgtatatgtgacaaattttattagtgagctgattatatattataaatttttcaattatcattcaATGAACTTActcaattatttgtatatatacatatatagcgCGTGCGCAcacaatcaatttaaaaataataaaagcttaatttattttagtttttttatagcTAAATATCTTCCACAATCATACAAGATTTCGTAATTTgtataacgaaataataaatatatgaagtatttataattgttagtatatataaagatagttgtaatttttttttttaaaaaaaggataaaataactattgaaatgaaaatattctagcATCATTGAATCACTGTTATTagttaagtaataaaaattaagacacaatatttaaaaaatatttataaaattgtgtaaATGTAACTATGTATTATTACTACaggcaaaataataaatagtaagatAATTTCAGCATTATGAATACTTTTAAGATTGCTACATAACAGCACAATATCAACAACAACAAGCATTAACATATTCACattattgtacatattttaataaaaatgcgtccatttaattaataatcgtaatatggtattgatatttttttgtcatttcgacaataagtatttattttatttaattatacgtaaGACAAATTAACAGCTCATGAATCAATTGTagttcttttccttttttttctattttatagaaaaactattctttttatactttacaaaaatctcttatcatattatcaacaggaattattctttatcacttataattatatttcatgtatttaattttactgattaatttaacaatatctaGTCTACTTTTGCAAAAATCAACTAATTAAAAgtgaaagtaatatttaacaatgggACAATGGAAATAATAGCTCttcagagaaagagaaggagataGGCTGATTAACTGAAAACCAGATTcttggagagaaaaaaaaaacttgaattatagtattgtattattaaaatgatttttacttAACTATTTACCATATTTtgaactataatatttaataccattaataattgaacatCTAGCATGTTTAGTTAGAAGAGCATTAACATTCATTTTGTTTGttgttaaatttctaaaaaaaaaatttatgaaaagaaaacaaaatttaatatatttataaatgcaatttttaccTACATTATATAAGGTGTTATTTCCTGAACtgtccatttattttttgctttaaaaaGTTCATTAAATCTTTCATTAATATCTATTGGCAAATTAGTTTCTGGGAATGATACAACTTCTCTTGTCATTGTTGAGTTATTCCATTTGATAAGAGCAAttccttttaaatattcttcttttggttctatttctatatacaaacaaatataatataatataataatataagcatattttatataaatattaattataaattttttatataactttcaaTTTACTTTCTGGTGTGCCAATATGCCATGATttcataaattgtttatattcagTTGTTGGAGAAACAGCAAGGAGTACTTTTGCCAAAGTCTTAcaacatttttcttcattgtaccttataacattataacttataataaattaataatttttattaatatatgtataaaattatatttacctaTATAATGATGTTCCATCTTTTTTCGACTTCTCACTTACTTGTGTATATCTTGCAAATACAGCATCAAAaactgatttaaaaataaattctttcaaagatTCATATGTAAATTCTTTATCTACTTCATTTAATGCCCAACTATTTTCTTCCAAAATATCTAACATAAGTGTTAAACTTCGAACTTCAAATTCAAATGATATTAGACGAAAGTAAccttaaaatcaaaaaatagagaataatatgattatttaaaatattaatatatgttaattactatattattatttgatgtcaattatattaattttgtaaaaaataataccatcaatattaactattaaataatcatttaaggCTTGAATTAGTTCATCTTCACTGGCttgtatttcattttgtaatctatgccaattatataaaagttctTGACTTATTGATGATTCATATTCCATTCCTTTAAAAGATGTGGGTTCAAgtatattaagtaatttttcccATTTAGGTTTACATTCTTTTGTCTAAAGTATTTTAAACACTTattcacaaataattttataaatatttgcttattttgaaatttttttacctcataatatgtatgaaaaattccacaaacattataatattttattattcggtctgtatttacttttgtttgttcaaataaatttaattttggtaCTAATAAACAAGAATTAGATGTTCCTGCTTCTCTAATATCATATGTTCGATTTTGTGTACATAATACtgcaaaatcttttttattacccTGAAATGTTAAACTGAAATgttgcaaataatattaaatcattattaaaaaattgacaaaGTTAAATGGAGATATATACCtgtctcctttttttattgcCTCTATTAAATGTTCATCaagttctaataattttatatgtttttctaTATCATGTTCTTGtgcagaatataaaatttgcgtTACATTCTGCAAATCAGATTCCTTAATAACAGCTAATTCTAAACTTTTATGTATTTCTTCTGTTGTTCTCGAAtacctataaaaattaaaatatatcaaaaaaaatatatcataaatatactaaatatatttattcaatatttatttgcacatgaaattttatgaaaatattttgtcacCTAGTTTTTGCAGTTtccattatatttgaaatttgaaaagattacacgataaaataaaattataagttataaaaagataaatcttttcatttaaattacgatatatatttcacatataagtatagtataaaaataaaaagttatattaaatttttttagataaacttCTTTACCCGCCAATCTTTATCCAAtcgtagaataaattaaactgaAGATGGAGAAGTAGTTTCGATTTATCGAGAACTATACAATATCACCAGCAGCCATATTAATTGCCATTGCGCTTATTAAGAAACTTTATTGTGATCAAAAAGTctgaatttatacaattttcgtTGAGGTATGTACGATATTGATCTGAAgcaaaataaagttataattattttcataaaaaaaggtaaaattataaacgtaAATTATGTTctgaatacaatttatattgcttgttttctattttatgcCCGATTACTTTCTAGTactacttttttaataatacattttgataatatacttcctttacattattcattaatcatattaatgcatattaatattggactcgttatgaaatattattatttaacgtgcaaaagaaatttttcatctgaATAAATAATGGAACAAAAATCAACCTTAAATAATCCAAATTAAGAGACATATCaacaagatataatttaataaaaactattctcttcaattataatcgaaaatattgatttaaaaatgttgatttaaaatattctgaagtatatattatatttcttatatgttatttatcataattaatgatttaatgtcATTTAATGATGCTattctttttagaaatataaatatcctaTAGGACACAAACATGTCAAATGATGTGAACACCCAAGCTGATAAGGtatgttttgtttaaaatatcatgcatgctatttttttaacagttGGGATATGTGAAGtgtatttgaagaaatatatgtGCTGTTACAATTGGGCTGCTATCATAActgcaattttattaattcttctaattggAAAACAGGAAAATTATAGTAAACAGTTTGTTGATTAAtgctaatttttctttggatCAAGCCCAATGAGgatgaaaatatcgataaagcagaagaagaagaaggcacTTCGTCTATTGATCTGCATGCGGTACCTATTtctgcaaattaaaattttgctgcTTAATGatctttttctgttttttatattccttGTCTTTCATTACTAACAGTAGGATAGTTGTATggtagttaaaatattaactcaatatataataattaatataatacaatataatgtataagtTTTGGGATAAACTTTTAGCAGGAAAGTGGAATTATATACGGAGGTTGTGAAGGACCAAATGCAATGTATGTAAAACTTGTTAGCAGTGATGGACatgaatttattgttaaacgTGAACATGCTTTAACTAGTGGAACAATAAAAGCAATGTTAAGTGGTCCTGGACAGTTTGCAGAAAATGAAGCTAATGAAgttaattttcgagaaattccgtaagtttttttttttttcaatttttcaatttcaatttcaataaaattattatattcataaaaaatagagaaataaagaattatttatattttttatttacagatcTCATGTATTACAAAAGGTTTGCATGTATTTTACCTACAAAGTACGCTATACAAATAGCAGCACAGAAATACCAGAATTTCCTATAGCACCAGAAATTGCATTAGAATTATTGATGGctggaaattttttagattgttAAATGTCacgaatgatattaataagcaATCAGTTTTGAGCAGtcagtataataaaattatttat
The DNA window shown above is from Apis cerana isolate GH-2021 linkage group LG4, AcerK_1.0, whole genome shotgun sequence and carries:
- the LOC108000826 gene encoding sister chromatid cohesion protein DCC1 isoform X1, with the translated sequence METAKTRYSRTTEEIHKSLELAVIKESDLQNVTQILYSAQEHDIEKHIKLLELDEHLIEAIKKGDSLTFQGNKKDFAVLCTQNRTYDIREAGTSNSCLLVPKLNLFEQTKVNTDRIIKYYNVCGIFHTYYETKECKPKWEKLLNILEPTSFKGMEYESSISQELLYNWHRLQNEIQASEDELIQALNDYLIVNIDGYFRLISFEFEVRSLTLMLDILEENSWALNEVDKEFTYESLKEFIFKSVFDAVFARYTQVSEKSKKDGTSLYRYNEEKCCKTLAKVLLAVSPTTEYKQFMKSWHIGTPEKIEPKEEYLKGIALIKWNNSTMTREVVSFPETNLPIDINERFNELFKAKNKWTVQEITPYIINLTTNKMNVNALLTKHARCSIINGIKYYSSKYGK
- the LOC108000826 gene encoding sister chromatid cohesion protein DCC1 isoform X2; this translates as METAKTRYSRTTEEIHKSLELAVIKESDLQNVTQILYSAQEHDIEKHIKLLELDEHLIEAIKKGDSLTFQGNKKDFAVLCTQNRTYDIREAGTSNSCLLVPKLNLFEQTKVNTDRIIKYYNVCGIFHTYYETKECKPKWEKLLNILEPTSFKGMEYESSISQELLYNWHRLQNEIQASEDELIQALNDYLIVNIDGYFRLISFEFEVRSLTLMLDILEENSWALNEVDKEFTYESLKEFIFKSVFDAVFARYTQVSEKSKKDGTSLYRYNEEKCCKTLAKVLLAVSPTTEYKQFMKSWHIGTPEKIEPKEEYLKGIALIKWNNSTMTREVVSFPETNLPIDINERFNELFKAKNKWTVQEITPYII
- the LOC108000829 gene encoding elongin-C isoform X1, with translation MSNDVNTQADKPNEDENIDKAEEEEGTSSIDLHAQESGIIYGGCEGPNAMYVKLVSSDGHEFIVKREHALTSGTIKAMLSGPGQFAENEANEVNFREIPSHVLQKVCMYFTYKVRYTNSSTEIPEFPIAPEIALELLMAGNFLDC
- the LOC108000829 gene encoding elongin-C isoform X3; this translates as MSNDVNTQADKQESGIIYGGCEGPNAMYVKLVSSDGHEFIVKREHALTSGTIKAMLSGPGQFAENEANEVNFREIPSHVLQKVCMYFTYKVRYTNSSTEIPEFPIAPEIALELLMAGNFLDC
- the LOC108000829 gene encoding elongin-C isoform X2, which gives rise to MSNDVNTQADKPNEDENIDKAEEEEGTSSIDLHAESGIIYGGCEGPNAMYVKLVSSDGHEFIVKREHALTSGTIKAMLSGPGQFAENEANEVNFREIPSHVLQKVCMYFTYKVRYTNSSTEIPEFPIAPEIALELLMAGNFLDC
- the LOC108000829 gene encoding elongin-C isoform X4, which encodes MSNDVNTQADKESGIIYGGCEGPNAMYVKLVSSDGHEFIVKREHALTSGTIKAMLSGPGQFAENEANEVNFREIPSHVLQKVCMYFTYKVRYTNSSTEIPEFPIAPEIALELLMAGNFLDC